From the genome of Gracilimonas sp., one region includes:
- the menH gene encoding 2-succinyl-6-hydroxy-2,4-cyclohexadiene-1-carboxylate synthase: MNIRVRGISYHFDIHQENETLPSLVLLHGFMGSGRQFDHLIPELKKFCNPITIDLLGHGQTEGAELHYRFSTKEQVADVTKLISEQLQIPLFLYGYSMGGRLALQLALHRPDLYKGLILESSTFGIEGETERQARQALDARRSDAITGNFKGFLEEWTEMPLFNSGNPAPELVAKMAEIQQDQEPFWLANSLQGFGTGTMPCVRDFLGEIPIPVQLLVGEKDSKFLHINRQMEKELREPELAVVKDVGHRVHLDQPEQLMAQLKNFIQKRPLS, from the coding sequence ATGAATATCCGCGTAAGAGGAATCTCTTATCACTTTGATATTCACCAGGAAAATGAAACACTGCCTTCACTTGTACTTCTTCATGGTTTCATGGGCAGCGGAAGGCAATTTGATCATCTGATTCCTGAGCTCAAGAAATTCTGCAATCCCATCACCATTGATCTTTTGGGGCACGGACAAACCGAAGGAGCAGAACTGCACTATCGTTTTTCAACCAAAGAACAAGTCGCAGACGTAACCAAGCTGATCAGTGAACAGCTGCAAATTCCTCTTTTCCTATATGGATATAGCATGGGAGGACGATTAGCCCTTCAGCTTGCCTTGCACCGCCCCGATCTATACAAAGGTCTGATTCTTGAAAGCAGCACCTTTGGCATTGAAGGAGAAACAGAACGACAGGCCCGGCAAGCCCTGGATGCCCGCCGATCAGATGCCATCACCGGAAATTTTAAAGGCTTTTTGGAGGAGTGGACAGAAATGCCTCTTTTCAATTCCGGAAATCCAGCGCCTGAACTGGTTGCGAAAATGGCAGAAATTCAGCAAGACCAAGAACCTTTCTGGCTGGCCAACAGCTTGCAGGGTTTTGGCACCGGAACCATGCCGTGCGTTCGGGATTTTCTGGGTGAAATTCCTATTCCCGTACAACTACTGGTTGGGGAAAAGGATTCGAAATTTCTGCACATTAACCGGCAAATGGAAAAAGAGCTCCGTGAACCGGAATTAGCGGTTGTGAAAGACGTCGGCCACCGCGTACATTTGGATCAACCGGAACAACTGATGGCTCAACTTAAAAACTTTATTCAAAAAAGACCTTTATCATGA